One window from the genome of Nicotiana sylvestris chromosome 9, ASM39365v2, whole genome shotgun sequence encodes:
- the LOC138877800 gene encoding uncharacterized protein has product MANVVEQVLESHKITFYEDELPPEGLSHNRALFEDKFIAKVLIDGGSSLNICLLTTLKRLGKDFHEIRAESMNVKEFDGSQRATIGEINLVQGPNADSEGAHSQAEGSTDQGYLVHVLSKDQYIQLMLLLQQTELSKFVHNPILWLLPILLTLFTKDRRTATNVVVQGPNVDTEVLGRCASIGVVGRAWKPVMEILERGILTSSDSFKNISYGACMLTKAPSLKRPLVIGKLEHGLYRLVHSSTSSQSDVLASASSSTCSFSLPSDSIHLDEFTRATWIHFMGSKSNLIPLIKAFVAMVKTQFNTTIQIIRSDNAFELGSSNSTSELFFETAVPKHHRNKFQPRAEPCVFLGYHLTKMGYKLYNLTTKITLVYMDVILYENIFHFASSPTSSSFVFPAPSSLYLSDPSTSSSPTSSTPSFPAPSTPYSSFPFHSYLAIVSSHSSSTSSPVAPFLVLKRSASTHTLSTHLQQFACDLPPSLCGSSSTSACLHSLADTAEFEPYSYQQVPPIPAWKKDMRKKFEALEANHTWSIVELPIGKKLIGANRSIKSNKEVYMKLSPDCVPLTLPVLPFFGLPSLKILVWSETGIQAMSGSFIVLLAVYVDEIILIGNDLEELSILKTFLDTQFKIKDLGTLNYFLIIEVAYVPCFLLLHQKKFIKDLIKKYHCEYVSFVACPRDLNHKLKADMGELMPSPKLYRSLAKKQPVVSLSSAEVEYRAISKVVVELVWVVPLLYDFGISVPVIFSIFCDNQAAIHIAKNHVFH; this is encoded by the exons ATGGCCAACGTGGTAGAGCAAGTactggagagtcacaagatcaccttctacgaagatgaactaccacctgaaggattaagtcacaatagggcactgtttgaggacaaattcatcgccaaagtcttaatagatgggggttcaagcctcaacatttgtctatTGACTACTCTAAAAAGGttgggcaaagatttccatgagatacgagcagAGAGTATGAACGTGAAGgaatttgatgggtctcaaagggccacgattggggagattaacctt GTACAAGGTCCCAATGCTGATTCTGAAGGTGCTCATTCTCAAGCTGAGGGTTCAACTGATCAAGGATATTTGGTTCATGTACTATCTAAAGACCAGTACATCCAACTTATGCTTCTGCTTCAGCAGACAGAACTTTCAAAATTTGTGCATAATCCAATTTTATGGCTTCTACCAATTTTGCTG ACTCTATTCACCAAAGATAGGAGGACTGCTACAAATGTAGTGGTACAAGGTCCCAATGTTGATACTGAAG TTTTGGGGCGTTGTGCATCAATTGGAGTcgttggaagggcttggaagccggttatggaaattttggagcgag GTATACTCACTTCCTCagattcttttaaaaatatctcTTATGGTGCTTGCATGTTGACTAAA GCCCCTTCACTGAAGAGGCCACTGGTCATTGGTAAACTAGAGCATGGACTCTACAGGCTTGTGCATTCCTCTACTTCTTCACAATCTGATGTTCTTGCTTCTGCATCCAGTTCcacttgttctttttctttgcctTCTGATTCCATTCATT TGGATGAATTTACTAGAGCTACTTGGATTCATTTCATGGGGTCTAAGAGTAATCTCATTCCTTTAATCAAAGCTTTTGTTGCCATGGTAAAAACACAATTCAACACCACTATTCAAATTATTAGAAGTGACAATGCTTTTGAACTTGGCTCTAGTAATTCTACCAGTGAACTCTTTTTTGAAACTG CAGTTCCTAAGCACCATAGGAACAAATTTCAGCCTCGAGCTGAACCTTGTGTTTTTTTGGGATATCACCTCACTAAAATGGGGTATAAGCTTTACAACCTCACTACTAAGATCACCCTAGTATACATGGATGTAATTTTGTATGAGAATATATTTCATTTTGCTTCATCTCCTACTTCTTCATCTTTTGTATTTCCTGCTCCTTCTTCCCTTTACCTTTCTGATCCCTCCACTTCTTCCTCTCCTACTTCTTCCACTCCTTCCTTTCCTGCTCCTTCCACTCCTTATTCTTCATTTCCGTTTCATTCTTATCTTGCAATTGTATCTTCTCATAGTTCCTCTACTTCTTCCCCTGTTGCTCCCTTCCTTGTCCTTAAGAGGTCTGCCAGCACTCATACTCTTTCTACTCATCTCCAACAGTTTGCTTGTGATCTCCCTCCTTCCTTATGTGGTTCCAGTTCTACTTCTGCATGTCTTCATAGCTTAGCTGACACTGCTGAATTTGAGCCTTATTCCTACCAACAAGTTCCTCCTATCCCTGCCTGGAAAAAGGATATGAGGAAGAAATTTGAGGCTCTTGAGGCTAATCACACTTGGTCCATAGTTGAATTGCCTATTGGAAAGAAACTCATTGGTGCAAATAGGTCTATAAAATCAA ATAAAGAGGTTTACATGAAGCTTTCCCCGGATTGTGTGCCACTTACTCTTCCGGTTCTCCCCTTCTTTGGTCTTCCATCTTTAAAAATTCTTGTATGGTCTGAGACAGGCATCCAGGCAATG TCTGGTTCTTTTATTGTTCTGTTGGCTGTATATGTAGATGAAATCATATTGATTGGTAATGACTTAGAGGAGCTTTCTATCTTGAAGACCTTTCTAGACACTCAGTTTAAAATCAAGGATTTAGGGACTCTTAATTATTTCCTAATAATTGAAGTTGCCTATGTTCCTTGTTTCCTGCTATTGCACCAAAAGAAATTTATCAAAGATCTTATCAAGAAGTACCATTGTGAATATGTCAGTTTTGTTGCTTGCCCCCGTGATTTGAATCACAAATTGAAGGCTGATATGGGTGAACTTATGCCATCTCCTAAGCTGTATAGAAGTTTG GCCAAGAAACAACCAGTTGTGTCTCTTTCTTCAGCTGAGGTTGAATACAGAGCCATCAGTAAGGTTGTAGTTGAGTTGGTTTGGGTTGTGCCACTACTGTATGATTTTGGTATCTCAGTTCctgttattttttctattttctgtgaTAACCAAGCAGCGATACATATTGCTAAAAATCATGTTTTCCATTAG